In Motacilla alba alba isolate MOTALB_02 chromosome 2, Motacilla_alba_V1.0_pri, whole genome shotgun sequence, the DNA window ctctaacaggaaaaatataagGAACTGAAAACTGATAAACTGCATGTGAATTACCAAAATAAATGATCTTTCAGGATTCAGTTGTTAAGAATGTCAACAACATGAAAGagtattaaaagaaattaaaaaatattagaaacttgggggaaaaagaaagcatcAAACATAGCAGTGACTTTAAATAAGAAGAAAGCTGAAGCATCTGCATGAGGGACTATAGCCCAGCAACTTCCTCTGCAGGAATCAAAGATTTCTTTGCAGATCCTGTTTCACGTGCACTGGGTTTTCTGCTCCTTTACTGTTGTGAAGATATTTTAGATGAAGATGCTCCTTGTTACAAGTTGAACAGTCAGCGCATTCAGGAGGTTATGTCCATGGAAGATCCAAGATTTTAAGAGGTCAACCAAATCACTGACCCACCCCAGAAAATGATCAAATATCCTTTAGAGATGCTTGCCCAGCAATCCTAAAGACCCCTGGTTTTAGGTCCATCTTCACAAATTCTGTAAGTAATCCACACCACTGGTTCACTATTGCTACCATAATTTTTCGCAGCCTGACCCTTTCTTGTGTGCAATTTCAAACCACTAGATCTTGATTATTTCCacttgtgctggttttggctggaataGTGTTAGTTTTCCTCATCATAGCTAGTGTGGggctgtattttggatttgtgctggaaacagtgttgataactcAGGGATGTTTGgtattgctgagcagcacttacACACAGCTCAGgcctctccccttccctcccctctcctctccccaccgACGAGGGGGGTGGGGGTGCACAAAGTGGACACAGCTGGTACAGATGACCCCAACAGAATGACCAGAGGGACATCCCATGCCacatggcatcatgctcagcacaTAAAGCTGGACAAAGAAGAGGCAAGGGGAGGACATATGCAGTGATggcatttattttcccaaatcACTGCTATGTGTGatggagctctgctttgctggagatggctgaaacacctgcctgcccatgggaaagggtgaatgaattccttgttttgctttaattgTGTTCATGGCTTTTGCCTTCCCTATTAAATTGTCACTATCTCAACCCACGAGTTCAATCACTTTTACCCTTCCTATTCACTCCTCTATCCCACCAGCGAGGGCttgggggagggagagagcagctgggtggggCTTGGTTTCTGGCTGTGGTTAAACCATGATGCCAACTAATAATGGAGCATTCTCCTCTCCTTTTAACAgccctttcttctcttttttttccttttaagaggACTTTTGATTTCTCTCAAGTACAGTACTTAGAGCAAAAATTTAATTGGACCAGTTTAGATGGACACCATGAATGTATTTTAAGACTGATAATTTGTTAAACTTGAATTGCATTGTAATTTAGACACCGTAATAATTCCTGCCATAATAAAATTCAGGGTTAATATAATACTTATCTTTACACATACACATATGCATGCAGTCAACTGTGAAAAACCTGCCCATTTCACAAACTGTCATGTGTAACTAGGCAATAGCATAACAGCTTCTCAAAATGCTACATGATTAGGATGCATATAGTTCACACTTCCACATTATGTATCCAGTAGAAATTTCCTTCTAATGGGTCCCTTCCTTACTAGAAACTTAGAAGTTTCCTCACTCCCATCTATCAATGTAAACTTGTCAGGTAAAAATAACCTAGGTTTAAATAGACATTTCTGGAGTTTGTTCACAAATGAAATTTGAAATCTAAACAAACTAACCTTACCATCAGCTCAAGATGTATCATGCTTTTGCCAAATCTGTATTTTGCTTATCCATCTTTAAGCCGAAGGTACATTCATCCTCTTGATGAGTACAACATTCAAAACTAAAGTATTATTGCAAATTTAAAGGGATGGGAAGATTTAAGGTTTTTACTTTTAAGAACATTTTATACTGCCTTTTCCTCTGTAGAGAAAAATGCCCAATGACTCACACAGCCAAGTAAACTAATCTAGTTTACTAATCTCTATAGAGAATTGACATGAAATTTAAACGTCAAACAGCTATAGATAGCTTATAGTTTTTatgcagagagaaaattaagctataaaaaattacattggTAGCTTACATTCAGataatttttgtgattttttcctttattgctCATAGAGGACATTACATAAAACTgctgtttataaaaataaatgttatataagcacttaaaaaaggacaaaccacctattcagaaataaaagaaatataaaaattattcccTGACAGGCAAGTTCTGCAATAATGTAGAAAATACTAAGTCACCTAGCAATCCATACTGGAGATGTGCAAAATGGTCCGGAGGCAAAGTCTTGTCTTGAATTTTCTTCACAAACTTGCGGGCAGTGTCTGGTGGGTCTCCTGTCCCAGTAGTGGAAATAACAATAACTACAGGatccttttctgtttccaggtTATACTACAAGCAATAGAACAAGTTAAGTTACAAAGTGCTGTTTGATACATAATCGGGGCCTTAGATACCCTATCTCCcacctttctttttcccaagtGTACACAAAAACCATTTAATCACATTTTACCTATATTGAGCCACAGAAAGTCTTTCAAGTAATTACAAGTAATTTTGGGGATGCAACTTATGATCATATTTGGAGTTTTCAAGACCAGATTTGATGAAGCCCTGAAGAACCTGCTCTGACCTCAACTGACCTTGCTGCAAGATGACATCATAAAGCTTTCTCCAACCTGAAATATTCTATCATCCCATATATAGATGTCCAAGGGCAGCATTTTCAGCTAGTACATACATAAAGAATAATTCACAACTGCACTCAGACAGCTTAAATGCACAGTTCTTATAGCATTTTATCTGTCAAgtggaaaaagtatttttgtataTGATCATAGTCACACAGCCATAAAATCCTCATGATTTCACACAGATAAGTGGGGTGTGGCCATACAAAGTGAAGGGATCATTTCTAAGTTCCACTAAGTATCATTTGGTCCTGTCTGGTAACTTCCATgttacagaaccacagaatcacagaattaactaggttggaaaatacctttgaGATGATcacacccaaaaaaacccccagtcCTTTTGGGAGAACTAAGGTAGCTCTGAAGAGTGATAATCAGACACTGTGCTCTACAGTCTGATTAATTTTGGCCCATTCACCCTTCCCCCAATTCACTTGTCTCTCCTTTGCTAATAGTGATCTCCCACATTTCCCAGAGTTTCACGGGGCTACTCCCATTATACCAGCTTGACAAGTACTGCTTGTGTAGGGACTGTGTGTCAGTTCCATAAATTCACATCTCACGCAAACATTTATTACTTCTGAGGTAAAAAGCACTCAGAATCTTTGACTATCCCATCTTTAGcaggctgcagcactgtgcCAATGTGCTATCAGTCAGGTCACCCATAAAAATGGCTCTCACAGCACTCCTATAGCCTGTGGGTAGTGACCTCTGTGAAACACAGCTCCAGTCCAGTGTTTGGGAGTGACCTCTGGAGACCACCTAGTCCCACCCATGCTCCAAGGATGCCTAACAGATAGTGCTGCACTCAGTCAAGCTATAACTGGCTGAATTTTGTAAACTTTTAAGGATAGAGATTTCCCCTTTCTGGGCAGCTTCTTGCATGCAGAACTTCTCCAACAGTGTCAAATCTGAGTTTATCAGGCAGCATCCAATGGATTTGGCCTCCTGTTGTCCAGTTTGGCTCACATAGGCTACTATTAGAGCATTCCTTAGCCTCCTTTTTGCCATAATAACCTAAGCTCTTTCTACTGCTCCCTGTGGGTTGCAGTTTAAATCATCTCCCATCACTCtaagtttaataaaaataataggaatATGAGAAAATAGAAAGATCGCAAGAGGTGCTGTGTTTTACTCAGAGCAGTTTCGAGACTGCAATTCAAAAGTTCAGATTTTGAGGAGTTATGTTCTAAACACCTCCCTCAATAAATCACTCAAATTTTATCTCCTTGTCAAGCAATGTAAAAAATTACCTACACCTACAACCCAAAAAAAGGCTAGGAACACATAGAAACAGAGTAAAGAGATTTTGCTTTTGGCAATGTTTCCAAATCTTTCCTGAAAAAGCTAAAAGCAGTTTCAGGGTAAACTGAAATTACTACATGTCTTGCCTCTGACAGGGGTCTACAGCAGAAGCCTAGAGAAGCACAAGTGAACAGAGTAAACATGCAAGGATATTCCCAGGGCACTTTGCCAGACTTCAATGAGTTGTGACCCAGGAACCTTCCAAAAACAGCTTTTGTCTTTTACAAGTTCAGGCAAACTTCAAGTGCTCACAAAATCCTGAGACTTTCAAAACTGAACTCTAAATTGTACAAAAAAGGCCTTAAGGGTCCTGTTGCAATAAAGACTCAGATTTTCAAAACTTCCACAGCTGATTTGATAACAAAGACCCGCAGCTTCCACAGTGCATTGCCACAGGTGACTACAGCatttacaaagaaaagcaaattctttAAGTAAAGAAAGGAAGGGTCTACTGGTATCACATGAGAATACACACTAAAATGAGCtccattaaaaaaccaaaaaagacaCAAGTTCAGGCAGTGTGAAGTGGTGTATTAGAACAGAAGAATGATTAGCTCACTACGTTCTTGCTGACTCCACTGCAGATCTTCATCTGCAAACTTGGACACCTTTTGAAAAACTAAACATTTGGTGATACAGTAATAATTTGTGTCAATGACTGTGAGGTTTGCTACATTACCAGACCAGCAAGAACCTAACACATCTGCAAAGTTTTTTACTCTACCTTCCACTTCCTCCTATATCCTTTGTATTTCAGGTTTGTCTCACTCTTTCCGTCAAACACTCTCCTCAGCTGAAGACAGCAATGCCACACAAGAGCACTGAGTAGCCTGCTCAAGCTGTGCATGGCTGCTGAAGGAAGAGGATGGGATCAAACAGCCAGGTTTGTCTCATCCAGAATAATACATATCATGACAAATGTACTAATTCAGATAATTCATCCAAGGCTGACTACACACACTGTGACCCAAGATGATCTCCTTTTAGCCTCCCATTTTTTACTGCTCCTACTTCACTTCCACTTCATTTGAGTCTTCATAAAATGTAATCACCATAACCAAGTAAAGATTTATGACCTTATCTCACCCCTGGGACTGTAGGTGAGAGACACTACTTGGAAAAAGCCAGTGTTCCTGAGACCTGAGCAGTATTTGACCATCCACTTTTGAATGGCAAGAATTACTATTGCTAATGGCAAGAATTGCTATTACTGGCTCTGTAACCACCTATGCCATCCTTACTGCCATTTTTCAGACCTTCACAAGgtctgaaaaaacccaaaagctacATAAAGACAGACCTTCTAACTGGCAAGTAGGGGAAAAATTCAGAAGCTTATCTGTGACAAGATTTACAAAGCTGCAGAAGTTACTTTTTTCCTCAATGCCCAATTCTCAGATTCTCAACTCATAATTAATTTGCAGCTCTGAATTGTCTTGCCAAATTTggcaaaatacatttatttaagtGGAAGGCCAATAACAGGGCTAGAAATGTTCTGACTATCACTTTCCTGAAACTAATTTCTAAAGCTGtcaaatgcagaagaaattaaatgcaagaaTGTAAGGAGAATCTTCAcattccctgctggctgcatAAAAGTCTCTTTCTAACACTCAGCTACATACTCAGTGCACATTCATTCAAAACTTCTCACATTTTCAAGTGCATGAAGAAAACTCTTTTAGATGTTATTTGCTCCTCATCTCATATGAAATACCAGGCTATCAagttttgattgtttgtttttttatatgtttttgtTTGAGGGCATACAGTTGAGAGTACTTTGTAAAGGAAATTACAGTCCATAATGCTTTCAGTTACAGAACTAAGTTTTCCCATTCGTACTCTTGGATAACAGCAAGTAATAAAAAGCCACTTCCTTGTCCCAGccaagcattttattttgttccagAACATAACTTGAAGTGAGTCCTGTGGGAATTGAAATTAGTGCATTTGCTAAGCAACACAAGAAGACCCACAAAAGCTTTGGGACACGCTGGAGCCCACGGTTTACACAACACAGAACATCaatgcaacaaaagaaaaaaccccaaacaaacaaaaaacccacaacaaacaaacaaacaaacaaacaaacaaacaatagaaaaacccaggaaaaaagcATCCTTTCTAGTAACAGCAGACCTGACCTGTAAACACAGAATTCATTCACTACTGCATACATAAAAAGTTTTCAAGAAGTCACTGAATCATTGTTAGAAGAGAGATAAAGACATATTAATTTACAGTTCCAATAAGAAAAATCACAAGATTCATCTTTTGCAGAGGGCTATTAAGCAACTGTGAGTATTGGTTGAAATTACTGATTCACAAAGAACAAGAATTTGACACTAGATGGTGTTTTTCAGGTGGGTGCATCTGCTAGCCTTCGTGACATCCAGAGCCACCACTATAGCATGTGAAGAAGAATTGAGTTCTtcaatacatatttttcaaaacagcaTGGAGTGTCTCACCTTATCCATTTCACTTATACAGTGCATGTCAGCTTCAAGTCCATGGGCACCTGCTTGCTGCCATATTTCCTCAGCTATGGCTTTTGCCTGCCCCTTTTGTGTTGCATAGAGGAGCAAAAACCTCCTTTTTGACTCACAGcacattctggttttttttagagaaactgcaggggaaaaaaagaatttaaaaagtgaatttcttGTAAGCAAGATTTTACTTTGCTTATGAGATTAAAAAGAGATAAAGATGGCAGCATCAGTGTTTAACTTGGAAATGAGGCATCAGCTGTGAAGTGAAGCCATTTCTCACAAGCAAGCTTTGTCGATCAGGCTGCAAAGGATGTGTGGTGTTGGTCCTATGTGCTGTACTGCCTTGATGCTCCAGTAATGTAACAATATCTCTGGTATCAAGAATTTAGTTTGTAAACAATAAaccatgaaaaattttaaaactaaatatatactatttttattatattattatatattttctatttcaatttAGTGACTGCTTTGTTCACTTTTCCAAGctgtctttgaaaacaaaacaaaacacagaccTAGTGAAATCAAACTACAAAGcctgatgaaaaaaatttaaattctcagtttcttcttttctgaaatcagtattttttgcTGCAATGACTTTACACTTTATTGTCCACTATGTATTTTGGAGCACAAACACTGACTTCAATCTTATATTTCCAAAGGGAGCTCCTTACACAAGCACAACCTGACCCTGAGGTTAGCTCAGTTGCTCAGAAGACGAtgctaataacaccaaggtGTTGGTTTTGATTCCCATATTGGCCATTCCCTTTGgaggagttggacttgatgatacTTCTGGGTCCTCTCCAATGCagactattctgtgattctgtgaactaCAGAATTTACTCTCTGGGGTTTTATTCTCCTAAAAGTCAGAAGTAATCTCAGAGAAATCTGTCGTGGCGTCACCAAGTCCCTTGCAAGCAGTTGGATGAATGAGATGCATATCCTTATCCATTCACCTGTCCCATGAAAATCTGAATGCAAGAAGTTTTCTTCCATTATTAtgacacagaaagagagagaacacCACAGATTTAATTTCAGGCAGCAGTAAATAAGAGATAGAAGCAGAATGTCTTTAGAGTGGATATTGCAAATGATTTTGTCATTGCTAAGGAGGTGCAGTAGAACCCAAATACCTAGAATTAGTACCGAGAAATTTTCAGTTCCCAATGTGAGGTACCTCTCCCATGCCTGGGCCCAGTTTGCTGAACTTCACCTACTGGCTCCACCAAGTTTCAACTAAAGAAAGCGTTCAGTGTCCTAGCCAGACACACTGAGTTATGGAAACCTATGGCTATATAATTCAAggtatctcttttttttttttttctcaagggaaaacaaacataGTTCAATCGTGTAAAAATACTGAACTCCACAGATATGGCAGGACTTTCCGCACAGTACTGCAGAAGGTTTTTCctagaggaatttttttttaaaagcataattatACATCAGAAGTAGCAAAACTAGGTGATAAGTTCTTAAGAATCATACATTAATttcatgaaaaatgtaattactaGAAAATGTTGAGGTTTTCATGGTATTTTCTTCTACtatgttttccattttagttTTCACTTTAAATTAATTACATATATTACCTAAAATTATCAGTAATTACCTTAACAGGCACctttaaataaattcatttacAAAACTGGTTTTATGCGCATCTGTGCACAGAAGGTACATACAACAAAACAATCccaaacataatttttcaccttctttttccaaaagaaaaaaaatgtgctaaTTATGATGATTCATATAAAATAGCATAAATACTGTTTAAATACCCTCAGATCCCTGTAGTAATACAGATTCATCCTAGTCATGTGCTGTGTTTTCACCTAACTCTCTTGTCAGCAGGTGGCATCACCCGATCACAaatgaataaaaccaaaaaagacaaagcagCACTTCATTACTACACTCTTCCTCATACctcagaaagggagaaaaataatcatttttcCACAAAGACCACACCATAGCACAGAAACCTTCTACACAAGAAAAGCTGAGGAGTTAGCTGCCAACATTACAGCCCAGGCATTAACAACAAGTCTGTTAGAACAAGAGTCAGCTTGGGAAGCTGTTAATGTTTGAGAAGCACAAAATTTGCAACCTCAGGGGGAATGGAGAGGGCAACAGAAGGAACAGCAGCCAAGATGTGGTCTGACATGGTCTAATGTTGCCCTCACAGTGCTATGACCTCTGCCTAGgtcaggcagagcagcctggatTCCTGTAAGACTTGGTGAGCTTTCCATTCCAGCTAGTATAGCAACAATAAAGGGTGCCAAAAGTAGCCACACACATTTTTGGTGCATAGATGTGAACTTGGAGAGAGGTTTTTTCACTGGTGAATGGACCAGTAGATTGCATAGAGACACAAAAATCTGGAGCAATCACATCTCTCACAGACAGCACATGGAAAGAAGAGAACCCACACAGCCAGAAGATCCAATGATGCTGGAGATGCACATGCAAACCGCCTGAGACAGGGTACTGTGTGTGTATGCAACAGTGTAAATGCATCCTTGTGGCAATGGGAGAGAACACAATCAGACAATTCCTTGGAATTAGATACAGAGAgctgtttaaatatttgtggcatttaataacattttccaGGTGCATAGTATTGTATGTGTTGCATTGTTACTATTGATCTTAAATATATAATTCAATTAACTGactaatttatttaattccCTGTAAGTCAATTATGTCAACAATAGACCAATAAATTCCTTTGATCATGATTTGATCTAAACCGCGCCAGTTGAAGAGTTTCACCCTGCAAACACGTCTTCTCTCTGTCATCAACCATAAGATCTTAGTGCACAAACTGCCCAGTGACGTTGCCCAAAGAGAGAAATATCAGTCATGCCTACCTGCAGATGAACAGCCATAAACCAGAACACACTTGCTCTCAGACGAGcatgctgcccacactgctcttGCTTTGCTGCTCTATACACTCTTCAAAGATGCTATGCCACTTCCACTTCCATGATACAAGTTCAACTGGAATAAACAGGGGGAAGAAAGGTAATCCTTGAGCTATCGAGCTTTCTGAAGAATCCCTGTAACTTTAACAGTACTACCACACCAGCAGCCTTTAACACGTTGTCGTGCTGGTAGACACACATCAAAATACAATGTTTAAGCAGGGAACACAACCTGCGATTTGCTGGATCACACCAGGGCTTAACAGGAAACTAAGGATGAAATTccaagctgcagctctcctgatCTAATACTCGGAAAAGTCAGAGAGCTAACAGTCCACGGAAGATCAGCAGGGAGTCCAGCAGCTCCCTAAGGCAACGGAGTGTAGGAGCAGACAGTCCATGCAGGAATGCCACAcgtgctgccagcagtgccgCAGCTGCGCGGCAAGGCCGGAGCGCGCACCTCACAGAGCCGCTCTGTCAAATATGAACTGCGCGGCCACGGACCGGataaaaaaggcaagaaacTTTAGTGCATACACTGTTAATTATGTCATCAGTAGATGGGTAAACTCCTGAGGATCTAATTCAGGATGAATTCAACCTGAATTCATCCTGAACTGCACACATGGAGGAGTTACACCCTTCTGAAAGTTAGAAGAACGTCTTCTTTCTGTCAGCAACCAGAAGAGCTTCACGCACTCCTCTGTGGCTTTAACCCAGGTTGTGGGACCGTGCCTTGAGCCACGAAGCCATTCCCGAGCCACTTTTTCAACAGCTTGCGACTTGCTCAGAAGCATTCTAGGGCCATGacaaatataaaagcaaaatacaaaccCTCCCCCCCGCCCACCTGCTCCGCCCGGCCCCGGTGTCCCCCGACCGGGGAACGGCAGTACTTGCGCTGGAGGACGAGGTGCACACGGACAAGAATCCCACCTCCAAACGGAGCGCCAGTGCCAGCCCCCGCTGCGCTActgcccgggcagcgccgcgccgggccggaggcggcggcagcgcggggaggaggcagggccggggcgggcggaggCGCCGGAAGGTCCCGGCAGGCGCCGCGCTGCCCGTGATGGCTGCCGAGGGGAGGCCGCCGCGGCTGCCCCGGCACGGCCGGGTGTCCCCCGGGGCGGagcagcgcggccccggcccgcggcagtagcagcagcaggtgctggggcGGAGGGGGATGCAGGGGCCGCGCCGGTGCCGCCCCGACGGCGGGGGAGGCGGGCAAAGTGTGTTCGTCTGCCGGAGTGCCCTTGCGCGAACGCGGGGCAGCCTGTCACACAGGGATCGCTGCTCCCGgcatttctgctctctgtgctcgTGGTCGCGGGAGACGGATCGTACCCATCTTTCCAGCCATAAAAAAGattggggttggtttttttctgcattgtaGTGACCCTGGTCGTTTTCCAGACTACATatctatttttcttcccctagGTGTCATTTCAGAACTCGCTTGATTCAATATGGCTTTGATTAGCCGAAAAAGCTTCCAGTTGTATTCATCTAGCACACCAGCAAGCAGGTCTGCTTTGATGACCCTAAGCAAAAGGTTGAACTTCATCAGTGGGCAGCGAAAACCCCAGAACTGTAGCTCCATGGCCAAGAGGATGCTGTATGTCAAAGATAAATCTCAGTATACGTTTTGTAGGAAAAAACATGTACAGCTGCAGATGCAGTCGCTTTCTGTCAATGAAGCTGTGCATCTTTGTGGAGATACGACGAACTGTACTAAATCTAATAATGTATGGATGAAtgaacaattatttttcaagaagTTGAACAGCCTTTGTACatcaaaagagattttttattttcttagctCTCTAGAAGTCATGTCTGATACAATGGCCTCAGGAGCCCTGCAGAAGATTTCTGAAGTTGAGGTGGATGACAATGGTCTCAAAAACCCTGGACTGGTAGAGAATGAAGTTTTTAGGGCATTATGCTTCCAGTTTGAATTTGAATCCTCAAAGCTGTCAAACACGGGGCTGCTGAATGCCTTGCAGGCTTTGGTAAAGCTACGTATAGACCCGCAGAGCACGCTGATGACAAGCCTGCTTTCGGAGAGCGAGGAGCGGCTTGGCAGGGGACAGCTGACTGCTGAAAATCTGTGTGCTCTCGGAGAGAGTTTGCTTGAGTTAGAAGGCCGAAGTTGTGCGACGCTGGAACAAATTGTGAACCACATGCAAGAAAGAAACATTAAGAGTTGGAGTCCCAGGGAAATAGTGATGGTTTATAAGATACTGCAAGTGACTGTGAGGGAAGGGAAACAATGCCAAAGCTTGCTAAACAAACTGAACAGTGTCACTTTATGTGCAGTTTCCCAACTGAGCCCAAACTTTTTAAGTGTAATACTGAATTCACTGGTGGTTCTTCATCAGACTCGGGCAGTTCTCTTAGTCACTGCACTGTGTAAACATTCTGTGAAGCATGTTCCCTATTTCACAGATCATGAACTGGTAAATGTACTGGAAGCTTTCCTATACTTTGGgcaaaaaatgcaaacttttaCAGAGGCACTGGAAAGACATGTCCCCAAGTCCATCCGCACTATGCAT includes these proteins:
- the FASTKD3 gene encoding FAST kinase domain-containing protein 3, mitochondrial, which encodes MALISRKSFQLYSSSTPASRSALMTLSKRLNFISGQRKPQNCSSMAKRMLYVKDKSQYTFCRKKHVQLQMQSLSVNEAVHLCGDTTNCTKSNNVWMNEQLFFKKLNSLCTSKEIFYFLSSLEVMSDTMASGALQKISEVEVDDNGLKNPGLVENEVFRALCFQFEFESSKLSNTGLLNALQALVKLRIDPQSTLMTSLLSESEERLGRGQLTAENLCALGESLLELEGRSCATLEQIVNHMQERNIKSWSPREIVMVYKILQVTVREGKQCQSLLNKLNSVTLCAVSQLSPNFLSVILNSLVVLHQTRAVLLVTALCKHSVKHVPYFTDHELVNVLEAFLYFGQKMQTFTEALERHVPKSIRTMHPQTVSKVMQYCCKKMILSKPIFDAVAESFISSADSLTTDQIAAYIIPFGTLNYLPPSASSLFRKLETVLHTRLRHFQPHALLNLLHSCVLIQRYPINFLPKIFSPYFLQKLQAQPPGLNRVVMSQLTQLFLTVTLECPFYEGPKLLSKYQVKAFPTPQSSPDVHLFKRVKTGLLYLLKKRIYFASEVSTPYFYVVDIEIKLDEEGFVLPAAQLEEVHRRIALCVDGQNRFCAHSHNLLGEEAIKQRHLQLLGYEVVQIPFFEIESLQNTRKIADYLHKKIFPCTYGLSN